Sequence from the Methanosarcina siciliae T4/M genome:
AGGTGGAGCACACCTGCCGGATAAGGTGTGCTTTCCGATTCACTGTTGATCTTTTCTTGTAAGTCATTACGGGGGATTTTATCCGGCTGTTACCTTAATCAAGGGTGATTGCCCTTACAACATAGGGAGGTATTTTTCAAGTTCCCAGGGGTGAACGATTGCCTTATATTCGTCCCATTCCATTTCTTTTGCACAGAGATAATGGCTGAAGACGTGTTCTCCGAGTGCTTCCTTTACGAACTGGCTGCCTTTCATCTCATCGATTGCTTCTTTGAGGTCTCCTGGAAGGGAACCAATGCCTTTTTCATTGCGCTCTTTTTCCGTCAGGTGGAATATGTTAACGTTTGTCGGCTCTCCGGGGTCGATCTTGTTCTTAATCCCGTCAAGCCCGGCTCTCAGCATAAGGGCAAAAGCCAGATAGGGGTTACACGAGGGGTCCGGACATCTGAGTTCTACTCTGGTTCCTGCTCCGCGGGTTGCAGGAATACGGATAAGGGAACTTCTGTTCCTTGCGGACCAGGTAATGTAAATAGGAGCTTCATATCCCGGGACAAGCCTCTTGTAGGAGTTTATCACCGGGTTTGTGACCGCTGCAAACTCTTTGATGTGGGACATCAGCCCTCCGATGTAATACATTGCATCCTGAGAAAGCTGCATAGGAGTATCCGGGTCGTAGAAGGCGTTTTTCCCATTTTTGAAGAGTGACTGGTTGCTATGCATACCCGAACCATTTTCTCCGAAGAGGGGCTTTGGCATAAAGGTTGCATAGTATCCTTTGTGGTAGGCGATTGACTTTACCACGTATTTGAAGGTCACGACGTTATCGGCCGTGTTAAGTACATCGCTGAATCTGAAGTCGATTTCATGCTGGGAAGGTGCGACTTCGTGGTGGGAAGCTTCGAGCTGGAATCCCATATGCTCAAGGGCATAGTCAATGTCTCTGCGTACATCCTGTGCACGGTCGAGGGGGGCGAAGTCGAAGTATCCGCCCTGGTCGGTAAGTTCCGTTGTCGGGTTTCCATTTGCATCAAGCTTGAAAAGGAAAAATTCAAGTTCTGGTCCTACGTTCATTGAGAAGCCCATCTTCTCGGCTTCTTTGATTGCGCTCTTCA
This genomic interval carries:
- the glnA gene encoding type I glutamate--ammonia ligase; this translates as MVQMKKCTTKEDVLEAVKERDVKFIRTQFTDTLGIIKSWAIPAEQLEEAFENGVMFDGSSIQGFTRIEESDMKLVLDPSTFRILPWRPATGAVARILGDVYLPDGTPFQGDPRYVLKSAIKEAEKMGFSMNVGPELEFFLFKLDANGNPTTELTDQGGYFDFAPLDRAQDVRRDIDYALEHMGFQLEASHHEVAPSQHEIDFRFSDVLNTADNVVTFKYVVKSIAYHKGYYATFMPKPLFGENGSGMHSNQSLFKNGKNAFYDPDTPMQLSQDAMYYIGGLMSHIKEFAAVTNPVINSYKRLVPGYEAPIYITWSARNRSSLIRIPATRGAGTRVELRCPDPSCNPYLAFALMLRAGLDGIKNKIDPGEPTNVNIFHLTEKERNEKGIGSLPGDLKEAIDEMKGSQFVKEALGEHVFSHYLCAKEMEWDEYKAIVHPWELEKYLPML